The Streptomyces sp. NBC_00775 genome includes the window TGCGCCGACTGGACAAGGCGATGCAGGCGTTTTTCCGCCGGGTCAAGTCCGGTGACACGCCCGGCTATCCGCGTTTCCGTGGGGTGACCTGGTTCGACACGGTGGACTTCCCCAAGGACGGGGACGGCTGCCGGTGGGACTCCACCCCGCACGATCCTGTTACCCGCGTCCGCTTCCAGGGCGTCGGCCACGTCAGGGTCCACCAGCACCGCGCCGTGGCCGGCAGGGTCAAGACCGTGTCGGTCAAGCGTGAGGGCCGTAAGTGGTTCGTCGTGCTGAGCGCCGAGCAGGACCAGCCCGAACCGCTGCCCGCGACCGGCTCCGTGGCCGGCATCGACCTGGGCATCGCCAACTTCCTCGCCGACTCGAACGGCGAGTTCGTGCCCAACCCGCGCCACGGCCGCCGTGCAGCCGCGAAGCTCGACGCAGCGCAGCAGGCCCTGTCCCGGTTCCCGCGCCGCAAGGCGAAGGACCGAACCGCCAACCACCAGCGCGCGGTGGAGAAGGTCGCCCAGCTCCACGGCAAGGTGCATCGCCAGCGGCTTGACCACGCGCACAAGACCGCGCTCGACCTGGTCCGCGCACACGACTTCATCGCGCACGAGGACCTCAAGATCCGCAACATGAGCAAGGTCCCTGCGCCGAAGCCCGACCCCGACCAGCCGGGCAGCTTCCTGCCCAACGGGGCGGCTGCCAAAGCCGGGCTCAACACGTCGATCAACGATGCCGGATGGGGGGTGTTCCTGACGATCCTGCACGCCAAGGCTGAAAGCGCCGGACGGGAAGTCATCGCCGTGGACCCCCGCAACACCTCCCGCACCTGCCCCGAATGCGGGCACACCGCGAAGGAGAACCGGCCCACACAAGAGAAGTTCCACTGCGTTGCCTGCGGCCACAACGCGCACGCTGACACGGTGGGCGCTCTCAACGTTCTACGGGCCGGGCTGGTCCGTCGCGACGCCAACCCGGCATAGCGAGAAGCCCCGTCCTTCAGGACGGGGAGGAGTCACGAGGTGGATGTACAGGTGCAGGACCCCGGGGTGCTCCTGCTGCTCCTGTACGGCGACGGTTTCGGCGAACTCCCGCGGACCGCCCGGAAGTTCTCGCAGGGCCACGTCGACACCTACATCATATGTCGCCCCGACGCACCCGCCCTGGCGTCCACCGCGCCGGTGTACCGCGACGCTCGCGGTGAGTTCGCCCGTCTCTACGATGTGGCGGATCAGCCCACGGCGTTCCTGATCCGTCCCGACGGATATATCGGCGCCCGCCTCTCCCCGCCGACCGCGTCTCACCTGGCCACTCACCTCGCGCTCAGCTTCGCCGCGGCCGCCGAGGTGCAGGACGCCCCGTCCATCGCCGGTGCGTCCCACCCAGGTCGGTGAACTGCCGCTCGGATCAGCCCATCAGCTGGGCGGCGAGCGTCGCTCCCAGTTCCCAGCACGCCTCGACATCGGTCTTGCCGGGCTCACCCGTCACCGTCACCGCCTCGGCATCGCGCCGCCAGCCGAGGCCTGTCGTGATCGACTCGATGCCGCGCACCGCCCCCGTGACGTCGTTCCCGCCGTGTACGTAGTAGCCGAAGGGCCGACCGCGCGTCTCGTCCAGGCAGGGGTAGTAGACCTGGTCGAAGAAGTGCTTGAGGGCGCCTGACATATAGCCGAGGTTCGCCGGTGTGCCGAGCAGATAGCCATCGGCACCGAGTACGTCCGAGGCGGTGGCCGACAGGGCCGCCCTCCGCACGACCCGGACGTTCTCGATCTCCGGCGCCGTCGCACCGGAGACGACGGCTTCGAACATCGCCTGGCAGTTGGGCGAGGGCGTGTGATGCACGATCAGCAAAGTGGGCACACCCCGAACCCTGCCGCCACGCCCCTTCGTACCGCAAGCGGCGCCGGTTCGCGGCGGCTGCCAGGTCAGCCCGCTGTTACGTCGACGTAGTCACCGGCGGCGCTGGTCGCTCCGGTCGTGCCGGTCCCGGCGAAGCTCCAGCGCCAGTAGCCGTCCACGGAGGCGGTCGCGGTGGTCTTGAGAGCGCCTCCGGCACCGCTGGTGACCGTCTTCACCGTGTTGTACGTAGTGGTGCCGGCCTTCCGGAACTGCAGCTTCGCCGACTGTCCCACGTAGCCTCCGTAGGTGAGGTTGTCCCAGTTGGCGCGGCTCAGGGTGCCCTTGACGGTGATGACCTTGCCCGCGGTCACCGGCTCGGGGGAGGCATCGGCGGTCAGCTTGGCGGCACGCTTCATCAGGAAGGTGCCCGCGCTGTCCTTGTTGATGAAGTCGAAGTCGTTGGCGTCCACCGAGGTCCAGACGTGCCACGTACCGGCGTTGGCGTTGATGAGGGCCGCGTTGGGGTCGATGGTGATGCTGGCCGTGCAGGTGGAGTCGGTGACGCTTCCGGGGACAGGGGTGCAGGTCAGCGGAGTGTCGGAGCCGGGCCCCGCGAAGCCGTCAGGATTGTCGAACGAGCCGTGGTAGAGCCACCCGTAGGCTTCTTTGATCCCCGAGTTGTCCCTGGCGGTAATGCTGAGCGTGATCGTCTTCTTCGTGGTGGCGCCGACCACAACCGACTTGCCGTTGTTGACGAGGACCTGGACGACCTGGGTGTCCCCTTGGCCGGCGTCGGCGTCGGCGGTGGTCACAGCGAGGGCGGACAGGGCCAGCGCGCCCGACAGGGTGGCGACGGCAGAACGTATGAACATATGTCCCCGTAGAGAAGAGTTGTCCGCCCGAAAACAGGGCAGGAGTCGAAACTGAACGAATAGTAGTGATCTGCCGCTCTCTCAACTGCCATTTCAGTCACTTGGCAGGAACAGGATGGTTGAGCGAGTGCGTCGATCACGGGTGTGAGCAGCCGACTCGGACAGGTTCTGAGCGCGGACATGCGATGGTCGTGTACGGAGTACGTGTGCCTCGTAGGTGTACGCCGATGTCAGCGATCGGCGCTCGCGCCGGCACCGACACCCGTGGCCGCCATCCGTCGCCGCTGCTGGAGAGCCGTAAGGCAGAACTGCGCGAGCCCGGCGTCGGTGTCCAGGATGATGCGCTCCATCTCCGGCCACGGCGGGTGGAAGCTCTTGCCCCACTCGATGGTGAAGGCGAGGATCTTGCCCTTCCGGGGGTCGACGAGGTGACGGGAGTACGCGTAGTCGTCGCTGGTTCCACTGGTCGGGTACAGGTGGAAGGCGGACATCGGGGTGTAGGCACGGCCGCGTACGCCCCGCAGTCCCGCGCAGAACTGCTCGGCGAGCACGGCGGCGTCGTCGGCGTCGCCCGTCGGGATGAACTCCGCGTAGGCCGGGTCGCCGGCCACTCCGCGCGTACCGTCGAAGGCGCGGTTGAGGAAGTTCATGGCCTGGTCGAGGGACTGGTTCTCGTCGTCGCCCCAGACGAAGAGCATGTCCTCGGAGTAGCTGTGCACGTCGACGAACCAGCGGGTCCGCGGGAATTCGTCCAGCAGCCAGCGGACGTTACGGGTCTCGGGCTCCGAGAAGGGGCTGGGGCCCTGGTACACCTCGAGATCTCCCGGGTCCGCCGAGACCCGGGGCCCGGCGGTCGGGTCGAAGGCGGTGGCGAAGTCGAAGAGGAAGTCGAAGTTGCGGTTGATGTCGACGCCGATGCGGGCGGGATCCCCGCCGGAGTTGGCCGGGTTGCGGTTCTTTCGCCACATCGGGTCGACGTTCTGGCTGTAGTTCCGGCCGTCGGGGTTGACGAGCGGGAAGACGACGAGATCCAGGTCGTCCAGGAGGCTCCGCACCTCGTCGGAGGTGAAGCTCGTACCGCCATAGACGAGGCCCGTACCGCCGCTGTAGGCCTCCAGCAGGTCGGCGGCGAGGTGGATGAGGACCTCGCAGCTGCCCCATTCGCGGGCGTGCACGCCTCCTATCAGTACGACGCAGTCGTTGGTGCCGGCGGGGCCCGTGCCGATCCGCAGGGCATGGCCGCTGCGGCCTTCGAACGAGGCGTTGGGCAGGTCGATGATGTCGCATGCGGACGGGAACGCGGTGGCCAGGCTGGTCACGGCGGACTCGACCTCAATGGTGTTCAAGTACGTCATGGTGTCCCTCCTAGGCGTCTTTCACCTTGAGGGCGAGCCCGCGCGGAACCGCGTCCTCGGGGGCGAACCGGTCTCCCTCGCCGACCTCGGCCTGGCGGGCACGCCCGGTGGCTGCGGCGTCCTCGATCGTCGTGACCGACACGCCCTCGCGTTCAAGGGCGGCGGCCTGCTTGGGGGAGACATAGGCCTCGATGCTGAAGCTGCCGTCGTCGCCCTCATGGGCGCGGCCCCCGACGTCGGGACGGGCCTCGCGCAGGAGAGTGCGCAGGGTTTCGGCGTCCTTGGCTGTGACGCGGACACGGAGAATCTCGTAACGAGTGGTGGACATGGCGGCCTTCTTCCGGGCGCCGAGGGCTCACATCAGCGACGCCGACGACGCCCCTACTGACGTAGAGATATGTCCGATGTGTACCTCGTATCCTCAGGGTGCGCTTCCGCCGTAGAACGAGTCAAGGGGCGCCTCGGGCATCCGGCTCAGCAGGCTGTCGAGGCCTGCCATCAGTTCTTGCTCGTCGTCGTACTCGGCCAGTCGCGGGACGAGTGCGCGCAGGCGCGGGTACTCGGCGGCGGGCAGCCGGTGCAGGCCCAGGCGCAGCAGGAGGTCCGGCTCATCGGGGTTGTCGACCACCTGACGCTTGTCCACCAGGAGACAGCCGAGGTTCCACGCCACGAAGGCGCGGTAGATCGACAGCACGGTGGCGTCGTCGAAGCCGGCCCGGCCCAGCACGGCGAGGATGTGTTCCGTGAGCTGGAGCAACGGTGCCGGGCGCCGGGCCACCGGCAGGCTGAGCGGGCGGGTGGCCACCACGGGCAGGATCTCGGGGTGGGCGTGCACCACGAAGGCGAAGGCACGTGCGATCCGGCGCAGTTCGGCGCGCCAGAGCAGACCGGCGGATTCGGCATCCCGGTCGGAGTGGATCTCCCCGGCCGAGGTGCGCAGCCGTTCGTTGACCTCGGCGAAGAAGGCCTCGACCAGGCCGTCGACCAGTGCCTCCTTGCCGGCGGTGTACCGGTAGATGGCCATCGGCTCCACGCCGAGGTCGGTGGCCAGTCGCCGCATGGTCAGCGCCGCGAGCCCGTCCCTGTCGACCAGGGCGACGGCCGCGGCGAGCACCAGCGGGCGGCTCAGGCGCCCCCGTTTCTCCGGGCTGCCCCGCTCAACCATGTCCGTACTCCCGCGTAGGGATACACAGTAAATTTCATCGATAATTGTACTAAATATCCTGCCTCCGCTCGCCGGACATCCACTGACGCGCGGCTGAGGGTGTCGCCGTGCAGGGTCTTGTCGCTGCCCTCGTTACCTGCTCTTCTGTACGCCGGATGATCCGAAAAGAGGATGGGAGCGGCGTGGAACCTGTGGCTGGGCGGGTGGCGATACGCGAGACCGCTGAGGACATTGCCGCGCTGTTGCGCGGCGGCGCCGACATGGAACGTCGGGTACCCGGGGCGGAGTGGAGCGTCGGGGAGGCGGCGGCGCATCTGGCGCTGGCCAACGAGCTGATGGCCGACATCGCCGCGGGACACGCACGCAGCTACGGGGACGGCACGCCGCAGAGCCTCGCCGCCGCCAATGAACAGGCGCTCGCCGAGTTCGCCGAGCGTGGGGCTCAGCCGTTGGCGGCGATGATCGTGGCGCAGGCCGATGCTTGCCTGAAGGCGTTGGAGGAAGGTGCCGCGGAGGAAGGTGTTGTCTCTCCGCTGGGCCCGATGAGCCTGGAGGTGCTGGGCTCGTACCTGCTCACGCACATGCTGGGCCACGGTTACGATCTCGCCCGCGCCCTGGGGCGTACCCACATGATCGACCGTGCCCGGGTGAGGCTGACCCTGCCGTTCCTGATCACGGTCATGCCGCGGGTGACGAACAGCGCCCGCACCGCCGGGCTGACCGCCTGCTACTCGGTCCGCCTGTGGGGCGGTGGCCAATTCGGTGTGACGGTCAGCGATGGCGCGGTGTCCGTCGACTCACGGCCGCCGGCCCGCCCGGACTGCACCATCCTCATCGAGCCGGTCACCTTCCTCCTGATGGCCCTCGGCCGCCGCGACCAGTGGAGCGCCATCGCCCAGGGCCGGATCCTCGTCTGGGGGCGCAAGCCCTGGCTCGCTCCCCGCTTCCCGGCTCTCTTCACGGCGCCCTGAGCGCCCTGAGCGCCCTTGCTAGCCGAGCATGCGGTCGAGGTTGAAGGCCGCGCTGATCAGGGCGAGATGGGTGAATGCCTGGGGGAAGTTTCCGTGCTGTTCGCCGGTGTGGCCGATCTCTTCCGCGTACAGGCCGAGGTGGTTGGCGTAGGTGAGCATCTTCTCGAACGCGAGGCGGGCTTCGTCGAGTCGGCCCGCGCGGGTCAGTGCCTCGACGTACCAGAAGGAGCAGATCGAGAAGGTGCCTTCTTCGCCTTGGAGGCCGTCGGGGCTGGCTTGCGGGTCATAGCGGTAGACCAGCGAGTCGGACACCAGGTCCTCGCCCAGCGCGTCCAGCGTGGCGAGCCATTTCGGGTCGGTCGGGGAGATGAACTTCGCCAGCGGCATCATCAGCAGTGCTGCGTCGAGGATGTTGCTGTCCTCGTACTGGACGAAGGTGTGCCGCTCGTCGGACCAGCCGTGCCGCATGATCCGGCGGTAGATGGTGTCCCGGGTTTTCCCCCAGTGCACCATGTCGGCGGGGAGGCCGCGGTGTTGGGCCAGTCGCATCGCGCGTTCGATCGCCACCCAGCACATCAGCCGTGAGTAGAGGAACGGCTTTCGTCCTCCGCGGGTCTCCCACACTCCCTCGTCGGGCTGGTCCCAGTGGTCGCAGACCCAGTCGACGAGCTCGCTGATGCTGTCCCAGTGCGCGCTGGAGATGGGTTTGCCCCACTTGTCGTACAGGTAGAGGGAGTCGACGAGCGCCCCGTAGATGTCCAGTTGCAGCTGGCCGACGGCGGCGTTGCCGACGCGTACGGGTGCCGAGCACCGATAGCCCTCCAGGTGGGGCAGTTCGCGTTCGGGCAGGTCACGACTTCCGTCGATGCCGTACATGATCTGCAGGGGGCCGCCGGGTTGGGGCGTCCCGGTCGCTGTGAGCCGGACGTGCTCGGACAGGAAGCCCATGAAGGCTTCCGCCTCGTCGGTGAACCCGAGTCTGAGCATCGCGTACACGCAGAACGCGGCGTCGCGGATCCAGACGTAGCGGTAGTCCCAGTTGCGCTCGCCGCCGATCTGTTCGGGCAGGCTGGTGGTGGGTGCGGCGATGATGGCGCCGGTCGGGGCGTAGGTGAGCAGCTTCAGGGTGAGGGCGGAGCGGTGCACCATCTCCCGCCAGCGGCCGCGGTAGCGCGACTGGGACAGCCACCGCCGCCAGTAGCGGACGGTCGCGTTGAACTCCCTTTCGGCCTCGGCCACTGCGCAGAAGCGGGGGCCCACATCGCCGCCGACCCGGTCGATGGTGAAGACGGCGGACTCGCCCTCGTGCAGCTTGAACAGCGACCACACGTCCTGGCCCGAGACCTCGATGGGCACGGTGGACGTCAGCGCGAGCCGGAGCGAGGACGACGTGAAGACCGCCTGGCCGGCTTGTGCGTGCACGGTGTGCGGGGCGGCCCCGTACTCGAAGCGGGGGGCGACGCGCGCGCGGAAGGGCAGCGTTCCGCGGACGCACACCACGCGGCGGATCAGGCGGTGCCGGTCGGCCTCGCGTGAGTCGTCGACGACTGGCATGAAGTCCTGGATCTCGCCGACTCCGTCGTCCGCGAAGAAGCGGGTGATCAGCACATTGGTGTCGGGGAAGTAGAACTGCTTCGTGCGTGCCGGGACGTCGGCGGCGAGTTCGAAGGATCCGCCCCGGTCGGCGTCGAGGATCGAGGCGAAGACGCTGGGTGCGTCGAAGCGTGGGCAGCAGTACCAGTCGATGGTGCCGTTCGTACCGACCAGGGCCGCGCTGCGCAGATCGCCGATCAGGCCGTGCTCGGCGATGGGCAGGTAGCGGAGTGTGTCGGCGCCCCAGGGCTCGCCAGGTCTGCGGCGCACCCCGTCCCTCGCTCCGGCCTCAGGAGTCATGTCAGCCACGTCGACCTCCTTGGGCTGTCGCCCGAGCCGCCCCCTGTTCCACCACTCGACGTTACTCCGTACGAGTGGTGCATCCCCCGACACGGCCGTAGCGTCAATACAGTGACGATCGGGCGAACGATCGGGCCGATCGGGCGGCGTCGCAACGGCACGGAGCGGACATGCGCAGACACACGGTAAGAACGACGGTGGGACTCTGCGCGGCCGCGTCGCTCGCCGCGGTCATGGGAACGGCCTCCGCCGCCCCTCCCGGCGCGCAGGCCGTGAAACAGCAGCCCGCCGCCTCCGTGCTCGTCGACTGCTTCTGGCATCCGGACGTACGCCCCACCGACTTCATCCTCGCCTGCGGTGACGGCAACAGCCGCCTCGTCTCGATGCACTGGTCGCAGTGGCTGCCGGACGCGGCGACCGCCGAGGGCGTCAACGTCGTGAACGACTGCGAGCCCTACTGCGCGGCGGGCAGATTCCACCCGTACCCGGTCACCGTGCGGCTCGACCACCCGCAGCCCTGGAAGAAGCACCCGGAACTGCAGCACTACACCCGGATGACCCTGGTCTACACCGACGCCAGGCCTGAGGGATACGAGCAAGTGGTCAGCTATCCCCTGTGGAACTGACTCCGCCGAGGGCCGTCGCGGCGCCTTGTGCCCGTGTCCAGCAGGAACAGTCGCCCGGAGAACAGGCGCAAAATGGGGTATGTGGATATCCGGCGCGTGTCAGTGGACCGCCTCGTGGAGGAGCCGTCGGGCCGTGGTCTGGTGGCGATCCCGCTCGCGCTGATCGTCGTGATCACTGTGGTGGACATCCGCTCCCCCAGCGACATCCATCTGGGCCCGTTGCTGGTCATCGCGCCCGCGCTCACCGCTTCTCTCGCCGGGGCGTCGCTGACCGCTCTGGTCGGGGTACTGGCCGTGACCGCCCAGGTGGTTATCGCGGTGCTCCACGGCGGACTGACCACGGCCAACCACATCGCGCAGATCATCGCCCTGACCGTGCTCTCCGCACTGGTGGTGTTCGTCTGCCATGTACGGGAGCGGCGCGCTCGGGAGCTGAGCCGGGCCCGGTCGGTGGCCGAGACGGCGCAGCGGGTTCTGCTGCGGCCTCCACCCCGCCGGATCGGTCCGCTGCGCGTGGCCTGGCTGTATCTGGCCGCCGAGGACGAGACCCACATCGGGGGCGACCTGTTCGCGGTCGCCCGCGCCGCCCACTCCTCGACCCGGGTGATCATCGGCGATGTCCGGGGCAAGGGCCTGGCCTCCATCGGCGAGGCGTCGGTGGTGCTGGGCGCGTTCCGTGAGGGCTCCCATCGGTACGCCACCCTGCCGGCGCTCACGGCTGCCCTCGAGGTGAGCGTGTGCCGGGACCTGGACGAGGTGGCCGACACCGAGCACGATCCCGGCGAACACTTCATCACCGCGCTCGTACTCGACCTCCCCGACCAGGGCCCGCAGGCCGAGATGATCAACTGCGGTCATCCCCCACCCCTGCTGCTGCACGATCACGAGGTCACGGTCCTGCACGCGCGCCGCCCCGTACCCCCGCTGGGCATGTGCGAGCTGCCCGCCTCCAGCCACCACCCCGACCCGTTCACCTTCGAAACCGGCGACATCCTGCTGCTCTACACCGATGGCGTCATCGAGGCCCGCTCACCCACGGGCGCCTTCTACCCACTGGCCGAGCGCGTCGCCTCCTTCCCCTCCTCCCATCCCGACACCCTGCTCCGTCACGTCTACGACGACCTGCTCGCCCACGTCGGCGGCCAACCCGCCGACGACGCCGCGATCCTGGTCATCGAACGCACCACCTCCCACCACCTCCACCGACCGCACTTCACCCACCCCGTCGACGGCCACCACCGGCTGCGCCCCAGCGGATCGTCCTCACCCGTGGAACACTGACCGGCGCTCAGGGGGTCGGGATGCCACCCGGCCGGGCCGGACGGCCGAGCCGCACTGGGACACCCGGCGAGTACAGGACGCTCACCGGCTCGCCGAGGGGCACGGGCACTCCGGCCGCCGCGAGGACGTTCTCCTCGCACGCGACCAGCCGCGCACGGTGCAGCGGCCAGCGCGGATGCTCGTTCGGCAGATACCCGGTGTCGCCGAAGAAGGTGTTGTGCATGCCCCACCGGGCGGTCAGGAAGTGCTCCAGCTCGGTGGGCTCCACCACCGGTTCGCCCCGCCGCACGACGATCCGGCTGTACGCGCCGCGCGGCCCGGGCCAGCGCCGTGAGCTGGTGTAGGTGACGACGTCGTCGTCGGCACGGACGGCCATACGGGACCACAGGTACGGAAGCCCGAAGACGGCCCGTCCCATCAGTACGG containing:
- a CDS encoding RNA-guided endonuclease InsQ/TnpB family protein, which codes for MIRAYKFLLRPTVRQEQALVEMLRDHCFLYNGALQERRDAWRHPSKTSVTYGMQSAQLKDIRAFDPERQGRWSFSSQQATLRRLDKAMQAFFRRVKSGDTPGYPRFRGVTWFDTVDFPKDGDGCRWDSTPHDPVTRVRFQGVGHVRVHQHRAVAGRVKTVSVKREGRKWFVVLSAEQDQPEPLPATGSVAGIDLGIANFLADSNGEFVPNPRHGRRAAAKLDAAQQALSRFPRRKAKDRTANHQRAVEKVAQLHGKVHRQRLDHAHKTALDLVRAHDFIAHEDLKIRNMSKVPAPKPDPDQPGSFLPNGAAAKAGLNTSINDAGWGVFLTILHAKAESAGREVIAVDPRNTSRTCPECGHTAKENRPTQEKFHCVACGHNAHADTVGALNVLRAGLVRRDANPA
- a CDS encoding flavodoxin family protein, coding for MPTLLIVHHTPSPNCQAMFEAVVSGATAPEIENVRVVRRAALSATASDVLGADGYLLGTPANLGYMSGALKHFFDQVYYPCLDETRGRPFGYYVHGGNDVTGAVRGIESITTGLGWRRDAEAVTVTGEPGKTDVEACWELGATLAAQLMG
- a CDS encoding calcium-binding protein, with amino-acid sequence MFIRSAVATLSGALALSALAVTTADADAGQGDTQVVQVLVNNGKSVVVGATTKKTITLSITARDNSGIKEAYGWLYHGSFDNPDGFAGPGSDTPLTCTPVPGSVTDSTCTASITIDPNAALINANAGTWHVWTSVDANDFDFINKDSAGTFLMKRAAKLTADASPEPVTAGKVITVKGTLSRANWDNLTYGGYVGQSAKLQFRKAGTTTYNTVKTVTSGAGGALKTTATASVDGYWRWSFAGTGTTGATSAAGDYVDVTAG
- a CDS encoding M14 family metallopeptidase — translated: MTYLNTIEVESAVTSLATAFPSACDIIDLPNASFEGRSGHALRIGTGPAGTNDCVVLIGGVHAREWGSCEVLIHLAADLLEAYSGGTGLVYGGTSFTSDEVRSLLDDLDLVVFPLVNPDGRNYSQNVDPMWRKNRNPANSGGDPARIGVDINRNFDFLFDFATAFDPTAGPRVSADPGDLEVYQGPSPFSEPETRNVRWLLDEFPRTRWFVDVHSYSEDMLFVWGDDENQSLDQAMNFLNRAFDGTRGVAGDPAYAEFIPTGDADDAAVLAEQFCAGLRGVRGRAYTPMSAFHLYPTSGTSDDYAYSRHLVDPRKGKILAFTIEWGKSFHPPWPEMERIILDTDAGLAQFCLTALQQRRRMAATGVGAGASADR
- a CDS encoding TetR/AcrR family transcriptional regulator translates to MVERGSPEKRGRLSRPLVLAAAVALVDRDGLAALTMRRLATDLGVEPMAIYRYTAGKEALVDGLVEAFFAEVNERLRTSAGEIHSDRDAESAGLLWRAELRRIARAFAFVVHAHPEILPVVATRPLSLPVARRPAPLLQLTEHILAVLGRAGFDDATVLSIYRAFVAWNLGCLLVDKRQVVDNPDEPDLLLRLGLHRLPAAEYPRLRALVPRLAEYDDEQELMAGLDSLLSRMPEAPLDSFYGGSAP
- a CDS encoding maleylpyruvate isomerase family mycothiol-dependent enzyme: MIRKEDGSGVEPVAGRVAIRETAEDIAALLRGGADMERRVPGAEWSVGEAAAHLALANELMADIAAGHARSYGDGTPQSLAAANEQALAEFAERGAQPLAAMIVAQADACLKALEEGAAEEGVVSPLGPMSLEVLGSYLLTHMLGHGYDLARALGRTHMIDRARVRLTLPFLITVMPRVTNSARTAGLTACYSVRLWGGGQFGVTVSDGAVSVDSRPPARPDCTILIEPVTFLLMALGRRDQWSAIAQGRILVWGRKPWLAPRFPALFTAP
- a CDS encoding glycoside hydrolase family 15 protein, encoding MTPEAGARDGVRRRPGEPWGADTLRYLPIAEHGLIGDLRSAALVGTNGTIDWYCCPRFDAPSVFASILDADRGGSFELAADVPARTKQFYFPDTNVLITRFFADDGVGEIQDFMPVVDDSREADRHRLIRRVVCVRGTLPFRARVAPRFEYGAAPHTVHAQAGQAVFTSSSLRLALTSTVPIEVSGQDVWSLFKLHEGESAVFTIDRVGGDVGPRFCAVAEAEREFNATVRYWRRWLSQSRYRGRWREMVHRSALTLKLLTYAPTGAIIAAPTTSLPEQIGGERNWDYRYVWIRDAAFCVYAMLRLGFTDEAEAFMGFLSEHVRLTATGTPQPGGPLQIMYGIDGSRDLPERELPHLEGYRCSAPVRVGNAAVGQLQLDIYGALVDSLYLYDKWGKPISSAHWDSISELVDWVCDHWDQPDEGVWETRGGRKPFLYSRLMCWVAIERAMRLAQHRGLPADMVHWGKTRDTIYRRIMRHGWSDERHTFVQYEDSNILDAALLMMPLAKFISPTDPKWLATLDALGEDLVSDSLVYRYDPQASPDGLQGEEGTFSICSFWYVEALTRAGRLDEARLAFEKMLTYANHLGLYAEEIGHTGEQHGNFPQAFTHLALISAAFNLDRMLG
- a CDS encoding PP2C family protein-serine/threonine phosphatase; this encodes MSVDRLVEEPSGRGLVAIPLALIVVITVVDIRSPSDIHLGPLLVIAPALTASLAGASLTALVGVLAVTAQVVIAVLHGGLTTANHIAQIIALTVLSALVVFVCHVRERRARELSRARSVAETAQRVLLRPPPRRIGPLRVAWLYLAAEDETHIGGDLFAVARAAHSSTRVIIGDVRGKGLASIGEASVVLGAFREGSHRYATLPALTAALEVSVCRDLDEVADTEHDPGEHFITALVLDLPDQGPQAEMINCGHPPPLLLHDHEVTVLHARRPVPPLGMCELPASSHHPDPFTFETGDILLLYTDGVIEARSPTGAFYPLAERVASFPSSHPDTLLRHVYDDLLAHVGGQPADDAAILVIERTTSHHLHRPHFTHPVDGHHRLRPSGSSSPVEH
- a CDS encoding YqjF family protein, translated to MSTPPRIPEPVTPDAPTVLRRPLLTQQWLDLTFVHWAVDPDSVAGLLPGGTVPDVLDGVTYIGLVAFRMHRVGWLRSPGVPYLGTFPETNVRLYSVDAHGRRGVVFRSMDAARLVPVLMGRAVFGLPYLWSRMAVRADDDVVTYTSSRRWPGPRGAYSRIVVRRGEPVVEPTELEHFLTARWGMHNTFFGDTGYLPNEHPRWPLHRARLVACEENVLAAAGVPVPLGEPVSVLYSPGVPVRLGRPARPGGIPTP